The Acidobacteriota bacterium genomic interval GCTCCGTCGGCACGCAAAGCGGACGCGATAGTTGACCAGTCAGCATTCACATCGAACATTGCTCGTATCCGCTCGACAATGAAGAACAGCGCTCGAGGATCGCCGAATTGAATCCGGGCTACAAGGGTGTGCGTGCTCTTGTCGAGAGAAATCTCGAAGTAGCCGTGATTCCCATTTACAGCAATGGAGCGGCGGTAAATTCCGGAGTCCACGGCTTCAACTCCGGGCGTTGCTCGAGCTTCAAGAAACGTCAGCATGCTTTGCCAGTGATACGGCGGACGAAAGCGGAGGCGGAAGAGATAGTAATTCTCGGGCTCGATGCTTTTCTGGCGGGCAAGCTGGCGAATCTTCTTCGGCGTTCTCTTGTAAACATCGCGGATGCCGGCATTGAATCGGCGCACCGAACCAAATCCTGAGGCCAGCGCGACTTGATTCATCGCAAGCCTAGTCTCGTCGATCAGTTTTTTGGCGAAGTGCAATCGGCGTGTGCGAGCTACGGCGCTCGGGGTTGCTCCAAGGTGCTGCAGGAATAGTCGGCGAAGATGGCGCGCTCCGACTCCCAGTCTGCCGGCAAGCGCCTCGATGCCTCCATCTTCGAGTCCGCTCTCATCAATCAGGCGTAGGGCTCTCGAAACGGTGTTGGAAGTTCCCAGCCACGCCGGCGTTCCAGGCGAGCACTCGGGGCTGCAGCGCAAGCACGGACGGAAGCCTGCTTCGGCGGCCGCGGCCGCAGTGGGGAAATAGCGAACGTTCTTTTCCTTGGCTGTGGGTGCTGGACAAATCGAACGGCAATACACCCCGCTTGTCAGGACGGCAATGAAGAATTTGCCGTCGAAGCGTGCATCACGTGAGAGCCGCGCCTGCGAGCATGCCTGCCAATCGAGTGCCATTCTCGTAATGCCATCATAGTGGAACGTTGGGAGCAGGATGGACGTTTTCGGACCAGCCTCCTTAGCCGCAATTGAACCGCAGGGAGACACGTCCGCAAACGTCCAGTCCTGTTGGTTGATTCGGTCTATCTTGACTCAGACAGGTGTAATGGGAGTAGGTGATCGATGTGGATGGGCAATGCGGTGAGTACGGCCTTTCCGGAAAATAACCGGCCGTCAGACTCTCGGCTGATCATCAAATCTGGCGGCCGCGTAATCTTCATTCGCATGGACGAGATTGACTGGATCGAAGCGGATGCAAATTACGTTCGACTCCATGTGAACGGAAAAGAGTCATACCTGTTTCGCAAACCGATCAGTAAGATAGCCGCACAGCTCGACAGCTCCCGCTTCATCCGTATTCATCGCTCTTATATCGTGAACGTCAGCCGAATTCGACAGCTGCAATCCTGCAACAGCGGAGAATTTATAGTGTGCCTTCGAGACGGCAAGGAACTGCCCTGTGGGCGAACCTACAGAAGCGCGTTGCAGGCTTTATACCGCCCTCGATAGCTG includes:
- a CDS encoding 3-methyladenine DNA glycosylase 2, whose protein sequence is MALDWQACSQARLSRDARFDGKFFIAVLTSGVYCRSICPAPTAKEKNVRYFPTAAAAAEAGFRPCLRCSPECSPGTPAWLGTSNTVSRALRLIDESGLEDGGIEALAGRLGVGARHLRRLFLQHLGATPSAVARTRRLHFAKKLIDETRLAMNQVALASGFGSVRRFNAGIRDVYKRTPKKIRQLARQKSIEPENYYLFRLRFRPPYHWQSMLTFLEARATPGVEAVDSGIYRRSIAVNGNHGYFEISLDKSTHTLVARIQFGDPRALFFIVERIRAMFDVNADWSTIASALRADGALARRIDAAPGMRVPGCWNGFELAVRAVLRQQITVKGAAALAGRLARSFGYSFSTPAGLTHIFPGPEVLADANLASIGLPKARAGTIRAIARAVCDRTISFEGIVDVDAFLSGLQQIPGIVEWTAQYIAMRALREPDAFPSADLGLLRALDTRSPRELERRAEALRPWRAYAAMYLWIIPAHQKASRKERTSLKPAFQQEDGERHIYEQV
- a CDS encoding LytR family transcriptional regulator is translated as MWMGNAVSTAFPENNRPSDSRLIIKSGGRVIFIRMDEIDWIEADANYVRLHVNGKESYLFRKPISKIAAQLDSSRFIRIHRSYIVNVSRIRQLQSCNSGEFIVCLRDGKELPCGRTYRSALQALYRPR